In one Methanobrevibacter arboriphilus genomic region, the following are encoded:
- a CDS encoding CoB--CoM heterodisulfide reductase iron-sulfur subunit A family protein produces the protein MAEEKRDIENEEPRIGVYVCHCGINIGGVVDVPAVAEYAKTLPNVVIAKDYKYYCSDPGQQVIQNDIKEHNLNRIVVAACSPRLHEPTFRRCIREAGLNQFLFEFANLREHDSWVHMGEPEAATEKAKDLTRMAVAKARLLEPLEASVVSVDNKAMVIGGGVAGIQSALDLADMGFQTYMVEKQPTIGGRMGQLDKTFPTLDCSMCILAPKMVDVGKHENIELLTYSEVREVDGYIGNFKVKVERKPRYIDEELCVGCGSCVEVCPIEMPNYFDEGIGMTKAAFIPFPQAVPLCATIDKDYCIECKLCDQICERGAVKHDQESEFIDLEVGTIIVATGYDPYDPTEKLEYGYGAHTNVITAMEIERMINASGPTEGHVIKPSDHESPKRVAFIHCVGSRDDKIGKPYCSRVCCMYSMKNAQLIIDHEPDTDVTLYYMDIRAFGKGFEEFYKNSQEKYGIKFLRGRPSEIIENDDLTLTVRGEDTLLNTVTEYDYDLVVLSVGLVPPEGAEELRQTIGLSKSGDGFLMEAHPKLRPVDTLTDGVYLAGVSQGPKDIPDAVAQGSGAAARAAIPMVKGEVEIEPIIATTDTDVCGACEVCVELCPYGAVAIEDDQATVNVALCKGCGTCVAACPSGAMDQNHFKTDQIMAQIEAALEDGK, from the coding sequence AAAGGATTATAAATATTATTGTTCTGATCCAGGACAACAAGTAATTCAAAATGACATTAAAGAACATAATCTTAACAGAATAGTTGTAGCTGCATGTTCTCCTAGGCTTCACGAACCTACATTTAGAAGATGTATTAGAGAAGCTGGATTAAACCAGTTCTTGTTTGAGTTTGCTAACTTAAGAGAGCATGATTCTTGGGTACACATGGGTGAACCAGAAGCTGCTACTGAAAAAGCAAAAGATTTAACAAGAATGGCTGTAGCTAAAGCTAGACTTTTAGAACCTTTAGAAGCTTCTGTTGTGTCTGTGGATAATAAAGCTATGGTTATTGGTGGAGGAGTAGCTGGTATTCAATCTGCTCTTGATTTAGCTGATATGGGATTCCAAACTTACATGGTTGAAAAACAACCAACCATTGGTGGAAGGATGGGACAACTTGATAAAACTTTCCCAACACTTGATTGTTCAATGTGTATTCTTGCTCCTAAGATGGTGGATGTTGGTAAACACGAAAACATCGAACTTTTAACTTACTCTGAAGTAAGAGAAGTAGATGGTTATATTGGTAACTTTAAAGTAAAAGTTGAAAGAAAACCAAGATATATTGATGAAGAGTTATGTGTTGGCTGTGGATCTTGTGTAGAAGTTTGTCCAATTGAAATGCCTAATTACTTCGATGAAGGTATTGGCATGACTAAAGCTGCATTTATTCCATTCCCTCAAGCAGTACCTTTATGTGCTACTATAGACAAGGATTACTGTATTGAATGTAAACTTTGTGATCAAATCTGTGAACGTGGAGCAGTTAAACATGACCAAGAATCTGAATTCATTGATTTAGAAGTAGGAACTATTATTGTAGCTACTGGTTATGACCCTTATGATCCTACAGAAAAACTTGAATATGGTTATGGTGCTCATACTAATGTAATTACTGCTATGGAAATTGAAAGGATGATTAATGCATCTGGTCCTACTGAAGGACATGTTATTAAACCATCTGATCATGAATCTCCAAAACGTGTTGCATTTATCCATTGTGTTGGTTCAAGAGATGATAAGATTGGTAAACCATATTGTTCAAGAGTATGTTGTATGTACTCTATGAAAAATGCTCAATTGATTATAGATCACGAACCAGATACTGATGTAACTCTTTACTACATGGATATCAGAGCTTTCGGTAAAGGATTTGAAGAGTTCTATAAAAACTCTCAAGAAAAATATGGTATTAAGTTCTTAAGAGGACGTCCTTCTGAAATTATCGAAAACGATGATTTAACTTTAACTGTAAGGGGAGAAGATACATTACTTAATACAGTAACTGAATATGATTATGATTTAGTTGTTCTTAGTGTTGGTCTTGTACCTCCTGAAGGAGCAGAAGAGTTAAGACAAACTATCGGTTTATCTAAGAGTGGAGATGGTTTCTTAATGGAAGCTCACCCAAAACTCAGACCTGTTGATACTTTAACAGACGGTGTTTACCTAGCTGGTGTTTCACAAGGTCCTAAGGATATTCCTGATGCAGTTGCACAAGGTTCTGGTGCAGCAGCACGTGCAGCGATTCCTATGGTTAAAGGTGAAGTGGAAATTGAACCTATTATTGCTACTACTGATACAGATGTCTGTGGGGCATGTGAAGTTTGTGTTGAACTTTGTCCATATGGTGCAGTAGCTATTGAAGATGATCAAGCAACTGTTAATGTTGCATTATGTAAAGGATGCGGTACTTGTGTAGCTGCATGCCCATCTGGAGCTATGGATCAAAATCATTTCAAAACTGACCAAATCATGGCACAAATTGAAGCTGCTCTTGAAGATGGTAAATAA